A DNA window from Choristoneura fumiferana chromosome 24, NRCan_CFum_1, whole genome shotgun sequence contains the following coding sequences:
- the LOC141442006 gene encoding uncharacterized protein, whose amino-acid sequence MEQDVPNDEALPPPPAPLPSASLPPPPIEIEKEFILAFESLPELWDKTHTFYINKYKRNDALRKLLNIYIKIKPGATIEDVKKKKNVLRSNYRRELKKIISSRRSGSSTDDLYRPKSWTFEYLKFLDKFEQPVPVDRASDDNQNEAESDQAQKEQEVAATISSFVAAPQPPARPPPLSSKKSVLKTQNELLERACNYLSEPQVSGARSIAFDWAETLERLTPTQRLYAKKAINDVLFEAELGNLHRYSVQINVTSTPSPAPSPFCPFPPESSSYSHTTSLEYIQSPVTASPAQSPNYIQTPVTAPPAHSSNNIQTQARAKTANIQLVRYSLNLKRNNNMMIKLVT is encoded by the exons ATGGAGCAAGACGTGCCAAACGACGAAGCgttgccgccgccgcccgcgccgctgcCGAGCGCTTCACTCCCGCCACCGCCAATCGAGATAGAAAAAGAATTCATTCTCGCATTCGAGTCCTTGCCAGAGTTATGGGATAAAACCcatactttttatatcaataaatacAAGAGAAATGACGCTTTGCGAAAACTCctcaatatatatataaaaattaaacccGGGGCAACTATAGaggatgtaaaaaaaaaaaaaaacgttttacgGTCCAACTACAGGAGAGAGCTGAAGAAAATTATTTCATCGCGAAGATCGGGGTCTAGTACAGATGACTTATACCGTCCAAAAAGTTGGACTTTCGAATATCTTAAATTTTTGGATAAATTTGAGCAGCCTGTTCCGGTAGATCGG GCTAGTGATGATAATCAGAATGAAGCTGAATCTGATCAAGCTCAAAAAGAGCAAGAAGTTGCTGCGACTATTTCTTCATTCGTGGCAGCCCCACAACCACCCGCAAGACCGCCTCCTCTTAGTTCCAAGAAAAGTGTCCTTAAAACACAAAATGAATTACTGGAACGAGCATGCAATTATTTATCAGAACCCCAAGTTAGTGGTGCTCGTTCAATAGCATTTGACTGGGCAGAAACGTTAGAACGACTGACCCCTACTCAAAGATTATATGCCAAGAAGGCCATTAATGATGTGCTATTTGAAGCGGAATTGGGAAATTTGCACAGATACTCAGTTCAAATAAATGTAACATCAACCCCTTCACCTGCACCATCTCCCTTTTGCCCATTTCCACCTGAATCATCTTCCTACTCACACACAACATCTCTCGAGTACATCCAAAGCCCTGTCACAGCTTCTCCCGCACAATCTCCCAACTATATCCAAACCCCAGTCACAGCTCCTCCCGCGCATTCTTCCAACAACATCCAAACCCAAGCCAGAGCTAAGACAGCGAATATACAGCTGGTTCGTTATTCGCTCAATTTGAAGCggaataataatatgatgattAAATTAGTAACCTAA